One stretch of Arachis hypogaea cultivar Tifrunner chromosome 20, arahy.Tifrunner.gnm2.J5K5, whole genome shotgun sequence DNA includes these proteins:
- the LOC112783078 gene encoding alpha-soluble NSF attachment protein 2: protein MADQLSKAEEYEKKAEKKLNGWGLFGSKYEDAADLFDKAANSFKLAKSWDKAGATYLRLASCHLKLESKHEAAQAYVDAAHCYKKTNINEAVNCLDHAVNLFCDIGRLSMAARYLKEIAELYESQQNIEQAVVYYEKSADFFQNEEVTTSANQCKQKVAQYAAQLEQYQKSIDIYEAIARQSLNNNLLKYGVKGHLLNAGICELCKGDLVAINNALERYQELDPTFSGTREYRFLTDIASAIEEEDVGHFTTIVKEFDSMTPLDSWKTTLLLRVKEKLKAKELEEDDLT, encoded by the exons ATGGCGGATCAATTATCGAAGGCAGAAGAATACGAGAAGAAAGcagagaagaagctgaatggttGGGGCTTGTTTGGCTCCAAATATGAGGATGCTGCTGATCTCTTCGATAAAGCTGCCAATTCCTTCAAGCTCGCTAAATCAT GGGACAAAGCGGGAGCAACATACCTCAGGTTGGCAAGTTGCCATTTGAAG TTGGAAAGTAAACATGAAGCTGCCCAAGCCTATGTCGATGCCGCTCATTGCTATAAAAAGACTAATATAAATG AGGCTGTAAATTGCTTGGACCATGCTGTGAATCTATTCTGTGATATTGGAAGACTCTCCATGGCTGCTAGATATTTGAAG GAAATTGCTGAATTGTACGAGTCTCAACAGAATATTGAGCAGGCTGTTGTTTACTACGAAAAATCAGCTGATTTTTTCCAAAATGAAGAAGTTACAACTAGTGCAAACCAGTGCAAGCAAAAGGTTGCTCAATATGCTGCCCAGCTAGAACA ATATCAAAAATCAATTGACATTTATGAAGCCATAGCTCGCCAGTCTCTCAACAATAACTTGCTGAAGTATGGAGTTAAAGGACATCTTCTTAATGCTGGCATTTGCGAACTCTGTAAAGGGGATCTCGTTGCTATAAACAATGCACTAGAGAGATATCAG GAGCTGGATCCAACATTTTCAGGAACACGTGAATATAGATTTTTGACG gatattgcttctgcaattgaagaagaagatgttggACACTTTACTACCATTGTCAAGGAATTTGATAGCATGACCCCTCTG GATTCTTGGAAGACAACACTTCTTTTGAGGGTAAAGGAAAAGCTGAAGGCCAAAGAACTTGAGGAGGACGATCTTACTTAA